From Kaistella polysaccharea:
TTTTTTGGGCTCAGAAAAGTCTTGTCGGCAGTTATCAAATTTCTTCTACAAATCCTTATGATGTGGTTTCTCATTGGCTTTTGTTCGACAATAGTGAGTTTGCGGTAATAAGATCTAATACGGTGATAGCGGGAAAATATGAACAGGTTGACGAAGAAATTGATTTCATACCAGCTGTCCCGAAGGAACCATTTCACGTTTTCGGTAGATTTAATTCAGAAATCACCGGCACTAGAATAATGTTCAAAGGTGTAAATCTAAAAGAAAACATCTATGTGGCGACCTCTTCAGATGTGCTCTATTCTGTTCTCAAAAAGAAGGCAAAATGCGTCCCTTTTCCGCTCGCGAAGACTTTTGAAAAACCAATTTCAAACCTCATCCTCGCTAATTATGTTGGAAATGATGAAGTTGATAATAAATTCAGTTCAGAATATAATATAGGAGATTTTAATGATTTTATCATTTTGTATTTTAATTCTGAAACTATTCTGCCACCTGTTAAAGGGAAAATTTCCCATAATAAATTACGCGTAGAATACGGATTATCATCATATGAAAATTTAATAATTTCTGACTCTGATGAAATGCAGGTAGAAATGTCTGTGGAAAAACTGCAGAATTATTATAATCAGGATTCTATCATCAGTGATAATGAATATAACTTTGTCACTTTTTCTCCGGATTTAGATACCGATATTGAAAGAAGGATTTTGAATAATGGTGATTATGACTTCGATTCATCTAACGAAGTTTTCACTGTAAAAAATTTGGAAATCAGCGAGGAAAAATTTCCTACAGATTTTGAAAGGTTATTTGTTTATAAAATAGTAGATTCTAAACCAAGTTCTACTCCAGGAAAATTAAGCAAACGCAGCCTTTTTGACTACCAATGTCATTAGTTTTATCTTTTAAATTTAAAGAATTCTTTTACGATTTGGGAACATTCATTTTCCATAACCCCAATCGTTATTTCAGTTTTCGGATGAAGGGTTAATGACTTATTTAGAAAACCTCTTTGTTCATCTCTCGCCCCGATTACTACCTTAGAAATCTGCGACCAGTTTAGGGCTCCAGCACACATCACGCAAGGCTCCAGCGTGACATAAAGCGTACAGTTTTGCAGATATTTTCCACCCAAAAAATTGGCCGCTGATGTAATAGCCTGCATTTCTGCGTGTGCGGTAACATCATTCAAAGTCTCTGTGAGATTATGTGCTTTGGCGATAATTCTATTATTTGAAACAACGATACATCCAACAGGAATCTCCTCGTTTTCATAGGCGATTTGAGCTTCCATTAAAGCCATTTTCATAAAATATTCATCGGTAAACATCATGGTAAATTAAATCAGTGGTTTATTAAATAAAAAAAGGTTCCGCAAAATAGTGAACCTTTTCAATGTAAATATTTAAAAGTTAGAATCGATATCCAATTCCTAACATTCCTTTGCCTGTAATTTTATCAAAGTTTCCGCTGCCAAATCTACGTGCAATTCCAGCACTTGCTTCGAAAACAATATTACGCTTCGCTACCCACTTACCTCCAAAACCGATTCCCAAACCAATCGTGGTATTTTTCTCCGGCGTAAAAGAAGTGTCGTAATAGCCTGGTCCTGCATTATAGTAATACGTTCCGTTATTTGAAGTCGTAATGGGTGCAAATCCTTCCACGAAAAATCCCGAAGCATATTTTTTACCAAAATACATGCGATAATAAGGCGAAATTTGTGAAGTTATGCCACTGTCTTCGTCATTATTATCGAATAATATGATTGCATTAATTCCGATTCCAGAGTCATTACTAAGCAACCTTTCATACGAAATATTTAAGGCGGGACCGGCAATCAGCTCAATTGGACTGATCATGATATCATTCTGCTTTTCTGCATCAACCTCC
This genomic window contains:
- a CDS encoding nucleoside deaminase; this translates as MFTDEYFMKMALMEAQIAYENEEIPVGCIVVSNNRIIAKAHNLTETLNDVTAHAEMQAITSAANFLGGKYLQNCTLYVTLEPCVMCAGALNWSQISKVVIGARDEQRGFLNKSLTLHPKTEITIGVMENECSQIVKEFFKFKR
- a CDS encoding DUF3575 domain-containing protein; the encoded protein is MKKLILFVVFAAGFLTVNAQEVDAEKQNDIMISPIELIAGPALNISYERLLSNDSGIGINAIILFDNNDEDSGITSQISPYYRMYFGKKYASGFFVEGFAPITTSNNGTYYYNAGPGYYDTSFTPEKNTTIGLGIGFGGKWVAKRNIVFEASAGIARRFGSGNFDKITGKGMLGIGYRF